A genome region from Phycisphaeraceae bacterium includes the following:
- a CDS encoding Mu-like prophage major head subunit gpT family protein — MTASAPNKATAPLILSGGGVELTAAAADKLPRLAIVAYNGGIMSVSGWGPVAIDLAGLDIKGQIPILADHRVEVASVVGHGEAIVRSSRLIIEGVVSGAGDAAAQVVAMSKGGFEFQASVGVRPTDYMTVRAGESVTVNGRVLKSAESFTLVKAGRLKEVTVTPLGADEGTSVAIAARRNHTMPDSNTPTITAGEPVDANAILASERARLREIDSLCGIGGMSHAESQRIGQLRAQAIEGSLSIDALRDQVLAMLRAARASNAPQPMSGAPSGFDRIGSNGELIQASLLCRMGLEKVAEKTLGPTVTQRADELRATHLLDLCRVALQADNKPVPHGREEMVKAAFSTVTLPTALGEVARKVLLDAYNDAPATWRAFAAVRGVSDFRETKALRPSFGGTLDQVAPAGELKHTTVTEFTAGFKVDTFGKILRIDRRDFINDDAGVFQEAARAFGSMAMRSVNDLVYGVILANASSFFGSGNGNYINGADSALGIDSLAAAINAMRVQRDSAGNDLDITPAALVVPPQLETTAKEVLESEFIQHTFETMEDARLPTGNAVRNAVKLIVEPRLNNTVKFGSGASAKHWYLFAGPQASPVIAAFLNGQQVPKIEFFDLMGDINTLSLGWRVYMDYGAVLGDPKAAVRSKGEA; from the coding sequence TTGACCGCCTCCGCCCCCAACAAGGCCACCGCGCCGCTGATCCTCTCCGGTGGCGGAGTTGAGCTCACCGCAGCGGCCGCCGACAAGCTCCCCCGTCTCGCCATTGTCGCCTACAACGGCGGCATCATGAGCGTGTCCGGCTGGGGGCCGGTCGCGATCGACCTGGCGGGACTCGACATCAAGGGCCAGATCCCGATTCTCGCGGATCATCGCGTCGAAGTCGCAAGCGTCGTTGGGCACGGCGAGGCCATCGTGAGGTCTTCACGGCTCATCATCGAAGGCGTGGTCTCCGGTGCCGGAGACGCGGCCGCGCAGGTCGTCGCGATGAGCAAGGGCGGTTTCGAGTTTCAGGCATCGGTTGGCGTCAGGCCCACCGACTACATGACCGTCCGCGCAGGCGAGTCCGTGACCGTGAACGGTCGCGTGCTCAAGTCGGCCGAGAGCTTCACACTCGTGAAGGCTGGCCGGTTGAAGGAAGTCACTGTCACACCACTCGGCGCCGACGAAGGTACATCGGTCGCCATTGCAGCACGAAGGAACCACACCATGCCAGACAGCAACACTCCCACGATCACCGCCGGCGAACCGGTGGACGCCAACGCCATCCTCGCCAGCGAGCGAGCGCGGCTCCGAGAGATTGACAGCCTTTGCGGCATTGGAGGTATGTCTCATGCCGAGTCGCAGCGCATCGGGCAGCTGAGGGCCCAGGCCATTGAGGGGTCTCTCTCGATCGACGCACTCAGGGACCAGGTGCTCGCGATGCTCCGGGCGGCACGAGCCAGCAATGCGCCGCAGCCAATGAGCGGAGCACCTTCGGGCTTCGATCGCATCGGCAGCAATGGGGAGCTCATCCAGGCTTCGCTTCTCTGCCGCATGGGATTGGAGAAGGTGGCCGAGAAGACGCTCGGGCCGACCGTGACGCAACGCGCCGACGAGCTTCGGGCCACGCACCTTCTCGACCTGTGCCGCGTGGCGCTCCAAGCGGACAACAAGCCCGTGCCGCACGGACGCGAAGAGATGGTCAAGGCCGCATTCTCGACCGTCACCTTGCCCACCGCCCTGGGCGAAGTCGCACGGAAGGTCCTGCTGGACGCCTACAACGATGCGCCCGCAACCTGGCGAGCCTTCGCCGCGGTGCGTGGCGTCTCCGACTTCCGCGAGACGAAGGCGCTTCGGCCGAGCTTCGGCGGCACGCTTGACCAGGTGGCGCCGGCTGGCGAGTTGAAGCACACCACGGTGACGGAGTTCACCGCGGGCTTCAAGGTCGACACCTTCGGCAAGATCCTGCGGATCGACCGCCGCGACTTCATCAACGATGATGCCGGCGTCTTCCAGGAAGCGGCTCGTGCGTTCGGCAGCATGGCCATGCGCTCGGTCAATGACCTGGTGTACGGCGTCATTCTGGCCAATGCCAGCAGCTTCTTCGGTTCAGGCAACGGCAACTACATCAACGGCGCCGACTCGGCACTTGGCATCGACTCGCTCGCCGCCGCAATCAATGCGATGCGCGTTCAGCGGGACAGCGCTGGCAATGACCTGGACATCACGCCCGCCGCCTTGGTCGTCCCGCCGCAGCTTGAGACCACCGCGAAGGAAGTGCTTGAGAGCGAGTTCATCCAGCACACCTTCGAGACGATGGAAGACGCACGGCTCCCGACCGGGAACGCCGTGCGGAACGCCGTGAAGCTCATCGTGGAGCCGCGACTCAACAACACGGTGAAGTTCGGATCGGGCGCGAGCGCCAAGCACTGGTATCTCTTCGCCGGCCCGCAGGCGTCGCCCGTGATTGCCGCCTTCCTCAACGGCCAGCAGGTGCCGAAGATCGAGTTCTTCGATCTCATGGGCGACATCAACACGCTTTCGCTCGGGTGGCGCGTCTACATGGACTACGGCGCCGTCCTGGGCGACCCGAAGGCCGCCGTGCGGTCCAAGGGCGAGGCGTAA
- a CDS encoding helix-turn-helix domain-containing protein, whose amino-acid sequence MIEPKSIEAPLPQLINAKAAAAALGIGRTTLYWLTKNRQLACVHVGRRVLFDPKDLADFIARSRGGARR is encoded by the coding sequence ATGATTGAGCCGAAGTCGATCGAGGCGCCTCTGCCGCAGCTCATCAACGCGAAGGCGGCAGCTGCTGCACTCGGGATCGGGAGGACGACGCTCTATTGGCTCACGAAGAACCGCCAGCTCGCATGTGTCCATGTTGGGCGTCGCGTGTTGTTCGACCCGAAGGACCTGGCGGACTTCATCGCGCGGAGCCGCGGTGGTGCTCGACGATGA
- a CDS encoding tyrosine-type recombinase/integrase, with protein MNKKAEGLRHRGTGSLVKRPGRSVWLARFTDHRGQRREVSMRTTDRAKAEHLLRERLEAERLRKLGAPVAIPGESSRSEPARKALADHVADYLTECSSTQSAGTIALKRGHLCRVIAALTDPRRRSPKLVDLTAEAVASAMRSMQSGALPANGRAHLEALDLVKTLVRARGVRDVETPAPRRRRSPRAEAVGDSRLSARTCNAMRQTVRAFASWCRRRGRAASDWRPGDVQAFKESMDRRRERRALSDDELARLLAVARSRGRLAWYLAALHAGLRRGDLLRLKWRDIDFDEATLMIRGGKSGRDDQLPLHPELADELRSMRPLLAPAALATARVFPRAVSDRERRDDFEAARIPPRDAEGRVADLHALRTTLGTRLARAGVAPQVARVLMRHTDYRTTLAHYTALGLHDAAGALASLPSVAVVSRAATGTTDGSGSTTVKGRSGRAPHEAPHQLGEQWRIPATLGDGAAPAMNRTEPANHLGKHAVFCGAGEKRAKGLEP; from the coding sequence GTGAACAAGAAGGCCGAAGGGCTGCGCCACCGCGGCACCGGTTCGCTCGTGAAGCGTCCTGGCCGCAGTGTGTGGCTTGCTCGATTCACGGATCACCGAGGCCAGCGCCGTGAGGTGTCGATGCGGACGACCGACCGGGCGAAGGCTGAGCACCTTCTGCGTGAGCGACTCGAGGCGGAGCGGCTTCGCAAGCTCGGTGCGCCGGTGGCGATCCCTGGCGAGAGCTCACGATCGGAACCGGCCAGGAAGGCCCTTGCCGATCATGTTGCCGACTACCTGACGGAGTGCTCATCGACTCAATCCGCCGGGACGATCGCACTCAAGCGCGGCCACTTGTGCCGCGTGATCGCGGCACTCACTGATCCAAGGCGCCGGTCTCCGAAACTTGTGGACCTGACGGCCGAGGCGGTCGCTTCGGCCATGCGGTCGATGCAATCCGGCGCCCTGCCCGCGAATGGAAGAGCTCACCTGGAAGCCCTCGATCTGGTGAAGACGCTCGTGCGCGCGCGTGGTGTTCGGGATGTCGAGACGCCGGCACCGAGGCGGCGCCGGTCTCCGCGAGCCGAGGCGGTCGGGGACTCCCGGCTGTCTGCGCGGACCTGCAACGCCATGCGGCAAACCGTTCGAGCCTTCGCCTCCTGGTGTCGACGCCGCGGGCGTGCTGCGAGCGATTGGCGCCCTGGCGATGTCCAGGCGTTCAAGGAGTCGATGGATCGGAGACGGGAGCGGAGAGCGCTCTCCGATGATGAGTTGGCGCGGCTCCTGGCCGTCGCACGATCGCGCGGCCGTCTCGCCTGGTACCTCGCGGCGCTGCATGCCGGGCTCAGGCGTGGTGATCTGCTGCGGCTCAAGTGGCGGGACATTGACTTCGACGAGGCCACGCTCATGATCCGCGGCGGCAAGTCCGGCCGTGATGACCAGCTGCCGCTCCATCCTGAGCTTGCCGATGAGTTGCGGTCGATGCGTCCACTGCTTGCACCGGCTGCGCTCGCCACGGCTCGCGTGTTCCCACGAGCGGTGAGCGACCGTGAGCGACGGGACGACTTCGAGGCCGCACGGATACCACCGCGAGACGCGGAGGGCCGTGTGGCAGATCTGCATGCGTTGAGGACGACGCTCGGGACTCGGCTCGCTCGTGCTGGTGTCGCTCCCCAGGTGGCGCGTGTGCTGATGCGTCACACGGACTACCGAACGACGCTTGCCCACTACACCGCACTCGGGCTCCATGATGCCGCTGGGGCGCTGGCGTCCCTCCCGTCGGTGGCCGTGGTGTCACGGGCTGCAACCGGAACAACGGACGGATCTGGGTCCACAACCGTGAAGGGGCGATCGGGGCGCGCGCCCCACGAAGCGCCCCACCAACTCGGCGAACAATGGCGAATTCCGGCAACGCTCGGCGATGGCGCGGCGCCGGCGATGAATCGCACGGAACCCGCGAATCACCTCGGGAAACACGCTGTTTTCTGCGGTGCCGGTGAAAAGCGGGCGAAGGGACTTGAACC